CGATTGGCAACCTCCTCGTGAGAGATGGTGCGATTCCGATAACTATTCACGTAGAGCTTGATGGCCTTCAGCTCAACAACCCGAGGTCCCGGTTGATAAAGAAGTCGCAACACAGCGAAATCGGGGTAGCCGGAAAAAGGACAAAGACAGGTGAATTCAGGAAGCTCGATCGAGACCTCATAGGCACGGCCCTGGCGAGGATTGTCAAAACAGATCAGCTCGGCATCGGCAATGGCCCGTTCCCCGTAGAAGGGCGTGCGGGTGGTCTCCGCGGGGGATGCACTCATGGTCGAGAGGCGACACAACGGTTTGTGAAGACCTTAAAACCCAACATGACTGCCGTGAGCACAGAACAAGACTTGAGTAATCACGATTTCAAGCTTGGGCTCACCTCAAACTGTTCACCATGAACAACGCTTGTGCGGTAGTAGTGCATTGAAGGACAAATCGTTGGGCCTGGGCCTGCTCTCACAGACCTTTCAGCCGGAAGTAGCCACGCGCGTGGTGAAGCAACGCTCCTTCCCACGAAGCGGTCCCGATCAACGATCGGAGCACCACCATCCTCTTCGAGGCCATATCAATGAGCACAACACAACGCACCTATCGCGGCATCCCTTACGACACCATTCAGCATGAGCGACTGAGCCTGATCAGGGTCGATCACACTTACCGCGGTCAGCACTATGACGCGCCGCTGCATCACGCAGCGGCGACTGAGCCAACCGTGGAACTCCACTACCGCGGCAGCGTTTATCAACACCGCCGTGAACAGGCCAGAAAGCACGTCAACTCCTGATTCGGTATCAACGCGTACATCCGCGAAAGCATCGGCGAGCCGTAATGGGTTCACGATTGAGGCTTCTTCATGGATCTCCGCTTGCTCGCTGAAGGCCCTTCCTTCCGGTTGGTCCCCAACAGCGTTCATGGAATCCTCTGGCTTCAGACCCATTTCGAATCCGAGCATTGGGAGCTCCTCTCCCAAGGTCACGTGATCGTGAATCGAGTCGACGCACAAACACTGATGTTTGATGCCTCCGAAGCCGGCCTGAACCTGAATCCGCTGCCTTCTCTGTCCCCTGTTCCACACGCCTGAGCTCTTAGCTTTCCCAAAGCCGGATACCAGCAATGAAAAAAGTCGAAGCGATCATCCGCCCCTTCAAGCTTGAAGATGTCAAGCTTGCCTTGGTGAATGCTGGAATCGTTGGCATGACCGTGAGCGAAGTCCGCGGTTTCGGTCGACAGAAAGGCCAGGTTGAGCGCTATCGCGGATCGGAATTCACAGTGGAATTCCTGCAGAAACTCAAGATCGAGGTGGTCATCGACGACGGTCGCGTTGACACCGTTGTTAACGCCATTGCAGAAGCTGCGAAGACCGGTGAAATCGGTGACGGCAAGATCTTCATCTCGCCGGTGGACACCGTGGTTCGAATCCGTACTGGCGATCGGGACGGATCAGCTCTTTAAAACAGGGTCGTCCTTTCTTCACTCGCTCAAGGTTGATGAGACAACCTTCTCGATCAATGCGTTGGCGAACCCATGGTCGACGCTGGCGGTCAACCACAGCAAATATTCATGGTTACCGGCTGGACCGGTGAGTGGAGATGCGACCAGCCCCGTCGGCTTCCAGCCGAGAGGCTGAGCGGCTTTGATCACGTCGGTGATCGCATCAATGTGGGCAGCTGGGTCACGTACCACACCCCCCTTGCCAACTCTCTGCCGTCCAACCTCAAACTGGGGCTTCACCAGCACGATGGCCTCGCAATCCTTGGCACCAAAGTCCTCAGTGATCATCAGACCGCGCAAAGCTGGCAGCACCAATGAGAGCGAGATGAACGACACATCCGCCACGGCCAGTGTTGGGCGCTGATCCTCGTCCCCGTAAAGATCCTCAGCTGTCAGACGCCTCAGGTTGGTGCGTTCACGCAAGACCACCCGCTCATCGGTGCGCAGGCTCCAGGCGGTCTGGCCGTAGCCGACATCAATGCCGTAAACACGGCTGGCACCGTGCTGCAGCAGGCAATCGGTGAAACCACCGGTGGAGATCCCACCATCGATACAAACCCGTCCGTTCACCTCAACGGGAAAGGCATTCAAAGCACCCAAAAGCTTTTCTCCACCCCTTGAAACGAATCGCGGCGGTTGCTCCACCTGAAGTAGCAACTCTTCTGCCACTTCCTGCCCGGGCTTCTCAAGACGCTGTCCATGGACGTCACGCACCTTGCCGGCACGAATCAATCGCTGGGCCTGCTGGCGTGATGAAGCCAGGCCCAAAGTGAGCAGATGCAGATCCAGTCGGCGTTTACGAGCCATTTCTTCATAAAAGCAGAGGCGAAATCCGAACAAACCTGCGTGGTTCTCTTGGGAACCCAAACAACTCCCTGAAGATCAATCCGAGCCGCACCCCGGTCATGTCCGCCAAGCAGCACCTACGGCACCGTCCCACACCTCTCAACGTGGTGGAACTCCTGCATCCCGGAAGCTTCGTGACCATCGAAAATCACCCCAGCGATCTGCCCCCCTTCCAAGTGATCGAATGCCGAGGTGGACTCTGCACCGTTCGACAACAGGCGTGGGGACAGCACGTGCAATGGGAAGTAGAACATCGTCGCCTGCGTTCTGCCTGAGCCATTGGGTGCAAACCTGCGTCGCCTTAAGGTCAAGGATTGACCGTTTGTCTGCGATTCCTTGATCGAGCGCTACACCCTGCCCGAAATGGGCGCGATCTGGACCGATCAGGCCAAGTACCAGAGCTGGCTTGATGTTGAAGTGGCTGCCTGTGAGGCCAACTGCAGCCTGGGACGCGTTCCCAATGAGGCCATGGAGGACATCCGCACCAAGTCGGCTTTTGAGCCAGCGCGGATCCTTGAGATCGAAGCGGAAGTACGTCACGACGTCATCGCTTTTCTCACCAACGTCAACGAGCATGTCGGAGACGCGGGTCGCTACATCCATTTAGGAATGACTAGCAGCGATGTGCTGGACACTGGTCTTGCCTTGCAACTCAAGGCTTCCGTGGTTCTGCTGAGGAAGGAACTGAGGGCCCTCGACGACGCCATCACAACACTGGCGAAGGAGCACAAGTCCACCGTGATGATCGGTCGCTCCCATGCCATTCATGGTGAACCGATCACCTTTGGATTCAAGTTGGCTGGCTGGCTGGCCGAGACCCGCCGCAATGCCGAGCGACTCGAACGGCTTGAGCGTGATGTGGCCGTGGGGCAGGTGAGCGGGGCCATGGGCACCTACGCCAACACCGATCCGGAGGTGGAACGTCTCACGTGCGATCGACTAGGCCTCACCGCCGACACCGCAAGCACCCAAGTGATCTCTCGCGATCGGCATGCGGATTATGTCCAGACCCTGGCCCTGGTCGGTGCCTCACTGGACCGCTTCTCCACTGAAATCCGCAACCTGCAACGGACGGACGTCCTTGAGGTGGAAGAGAGCTTTGCCAAGGGTCAGAAAGGCAGCTCGGCCATGCCCCACAAACGCAACCCGATTCGCAGTGAGCGCATCAGTGGTCTGGCCAGGGTGCTGCGCAGCTATGTCGTCGCTGCCCTCGAAAATGTGGCGCTCTGGCATGAGCGAGATATCAGCCACAGCTCAACCGAGCGGATGATGCTCCCCGACTGCTCGGTGACATTGCACTTCATGCTCCGGGAGATGACTGCCGTGGTGGCAGGTCTGGGGGTGTACCCGGGAAACATGCGCCGCAATATGAACGTGTACGGCGGGGTGGTGTTCAGTCAGCGAGTGCTGCTCGGGCTGGTGGATGCAGGCATGAGCAGAGAAGACGCCTATCGGGTGGTGCAGCGCAATGCTCACAGCGCCTGGAACAACGACGGAGGAAATTTCCGCAGCAATCTTGAAGCTGACCCGGAAGTCACAGCCAAACTCGGTCCGCAGCAACTCGACGATTGCTTCAGCACCGATTTACACCAGGCGAATCTGGGAGTGATCTGGGAACGCCTGGCACTTTGAGGGTTGGTCTGAACCATGTTTTGGACCCCCTATGCAGACTGGATTTACGTGATCGTGAGCATCAGCGGCATGCTGCTGATCATTGTCCTCGTGCTCAGGCCCGGAGCCGGTCCACCCCCATAACGCATTCACCTGCCCTGCGATGTCAGAAGCGACCAGGATCGAACACGACAGCATGGGAGCCGTACAGGTCCCAGCAGAAGCTCTCTGGGGAGCGCAAACGCAGCGGTCACTCAGGAACTTCGATATCGCTGACGACCTCCTGCCAGCGGAGTTGATTCATGCTCTCGCCCGCATCAAACAGGCAGCAGCGAGCGTGAATGCCCGCCTCGGCGTGATCAGTGACAGCGAATCTGCAGCCATCGCGACAGCCTCCTCAGCGGTTGCAGACGGTCAGCACGATGATCAATTCCCCTTGCGCGTCTGGCAAACCGGTAGCGGCACTCAAACGAACATGAATGTCAATGAGGTGATCAGCAACCTGGCATCTGTGACTGCTGGTGAACCGCTCGGCAGCCACAGACCTGTCCACCCCAATGACCATGTCAACCGCTCCCAGTCCACCAATGACGTTTTCCCTGCAGCGATTCATGTGGCAGCCGTGGAAGGTGTCGAACATCGACTGCTTCCTGAACTCGATCGGTTGATCGGTGTTTTTGCAGCCAAAACTGAGCTCTGGAAAGACCTTGTGAAGATCGGCCGCACCCATCTGCAAGATGCAGTTCCGCTCACCCTCGGGCAGGAGGCCTCAGCGTGGCGCGACCAGATCGCGGCCTCCCGCGCTCGTATTGCATCCAGTCTTTCGGAGGTCTATCCCCTGCCACTCGGCGGCACTGCAGTGGGAACCGGTTTGAATGCGCCGGATGGTTTCGCCGAACAGGCTGCTCGGGAACTAGCGCAACTCACGGGCCTCGCTTTCAGCTCAGCACCCAACAAATTCGCTGTGATGGCAAGCCATGACGGGTTAGTCCATGCGATGGCACAGCTACGTCTGCTTGCCGGAAGTCTGCTGAAGATTGCCAATGACATCCGCCTTCTGGCCTGTGGCCCGCGCGCAGGGCTCGCAGAGCTCCATCTGCCTGAGAACGAACCCGGTAGCTCAATCATGCCGGGGAAAGTGAACCCAACCCAGTGCGAAGCGATGGCCATGGTCTGTACTCAGGTGATCGGCCTGGATGCTGCAGTCGCGATGGCAGGCGCCGGCGGCCACCTACAGATGAATGTCTACAAACCGCTGATCGGTTTCAATCTGCTCCGCTCAATCACCCTGCTCACGGATGCCTGCCGCTGCTTCCGAGTGGCCATGGTCGAGGGAATCGAACCGAATAGGGCCAGGATTCAACGTGATGTTGAGCAATCCCTCATGCTGGTGACACCTCTGGCGCCGATGATCGGGTACGACAAAGCAAGTGCGATTGCGAAATACGCCCATGAGCAGGGCCTGAGCCTCCGCAATGCTGCTCTAGACCTGGGTTATGTCAGCGCCGAAGACTTCGACCGCATCGTCGATCCCGCTGACATGGCACGGCAGCAAGGCTGAAAGAGAACCGGTCAGGAAGCCCATTAGGCAGCCCGTTCAGTGGCGGGATTGAGGCCCTCTGAAACAGCTGCGGCGGCCTTCTGCAGATCATCGGTTTCGGCCACAGGGAAGCGGTTGATCGCCTTAAGGGCCTGGCGGGCATGGCTGCGCAGCTGCTCACTGATCGCTTCGCAGTAAGGAACCTGTGCCAGCAGATCCACCGTGCGGCGCATGATCCGCACGACATCACCCTCATCCAAAGAGGTATTGGCAATCAGGTCATTCCAAGCCGTACCGCTCGCCCATGCCTCGACTAGACCCATCAGCTCCGGCTCCCACCAGGCGGGCACAACAACCTGATGTCGTTCCTGCGCCCGTAGAAGCTCACGGCGGAGACCGGAGAGGTCATGCAACGCCTCCTCGGCACGGGGCGGAGCGGGGAATCCACTCCAGAGGTCAGGACGGTTCACCTCAGTGCTGATCGCTTCAAACACAGCGGCGAGCTCTGCCGGCGGCAGATCGTCAAGATGACCGCTCATCAGAGCCAAACCCAGCCAAAGTTCGTTGTCACCGCGAAGAGCCGCCACCGTGCGACCGATCTCCGTGGGTTCGAGTTCATCAAGAGCTGCGAAGTGCTGAAGGATCTCCATCAGAGCGAGAAAGGTCTCCCAGTGACGGTTGGCGCGGTGATGGAGCAATTGCTGCCTCTCGGCGATCTCCAGCTCCAAGTCCTCCATGCGCCGGCGATGCTTCTTGAGCTGCTTGCGGTCTCCCCAGCGATGGGCAGGGTGGGCTTCGAGGTCAGCCTCAAGCGTCTGCACTGTTTGTGCCTGAGACAGCACTTCTCCTGCCAGGTCGTACTGAGGCGTTGTCATGTCATGGCGCTGAGCCATATGACCCACCGCCAGAGCCAGACCACCACTGTTCTGATCCCCATGGCGGAGCTCACCAGAACGACCGAGTTCAGGAGGTTGAACGCCATCCACTTGCAGACAGCTGAGCTCAGCATGAAGGCTCACCACCGCCTGACAGGGCAGCATCAGCCAGACATTGTCACTGGTGAGACAGAGCAAAAGCGGGAACTGGCCGGGTCCCTCGCACTTCTCCACGATCACCGCTGGTGTCACTCCACCTCGCAATTGCGGTGCCTTCAGACTCACTAGGGTTCCAATGCTCGCGAACTGCAAGGCCAGTGTGAGCTCATGAGCCAGGGTTTCCTCGGCCTGTTGCTGAAGAATGCGCATCAGTCGACGCTCTTCGCGCAGGCGACCACGACGTTTTTCGTAGTCCTCAAAGTCCTCCCATGGCACATCCCCAGACGATCCCTGCAACTGACCGAGCTGCAGACGCAACTGCTCGAGAAGCTCCTCTTCTTCGACCAGGTCCAAGCTGGCCAAATAGCGCCCGAAGCTGCGTTCCACCAACTCGCGTGCCTTGGCCAGATCATGGCGTTGTAGAAGGTTGAGAACCATGCCGTAGCTGGGGGTGAACTGGCTCACTAGAGGATCTGGAGGACTCGTTGCCAGCTGCCCTGCTTCGCGAACCCCCTCAAAGCGGCTCTGCACCGTGACCACATATCCCTGAGAGTCGAGTCCGCGTCGTCCTGCTCGACCGGCCATCTGCAGAAACTCACTGGCCATCAATTGGCGATGGCCACGCTCTGTGCGTTTCGAGAGTGCTGCAATCACTGTGGTCCGTGCTGGCATGTTGATGCCCGCCGCCAGAGTCTCCGTGGCGAACACGACCTTCACCAGTCCCTGCTGGAACAACTCCTCGATCAGCTCCTTCCAAGCCGGAAGAACTCCTGCATGGTGGGCAGCGATACCACGCAGTAAGGCATCAGCGTGCAGGCCATCACGAACAGCTTCGGGATTGGCTGATGTGTAGGCCTTGAGACGCTCACGGATTCGGGCCTGCTCCGCCTCATTCACCAAGCACTGCACCCCCAGATCCCGAACGGCCTTATCGCAACCACGACGACTGAAAATGAAATAGATGGCTGGCAACATGTCGCGCTCGGCCATCTGGGCCACCACAAAGTTGATCGGTGGCGGCTCGGGCTGGGGAGGCCTAGGGGAACGACCCTTGCGTTTGTGTCCTTTGGGGGCTCTCCAGACCTTGCAGTTGGGATGAAGACCTGTGCCCTGCTCATTCAGCAACGGGTGCAACCCTTTGGCACTGCAGAAACCAAAGTGCAGTGGAACGGGCCGGAAGTCACTCAGGACGAGCGTGGTGGGACCGTGCACCTTTTCGATCCAATCCGTGAGCTGCCCGGCATTGGCCACCGTGGCCGAAAGCGCCACGAGCTGAACAGGCGGTGGAGAGTGAATGATCGATTCCTCCCAAACGGTGCCGCGCTGAGAGTCATTCATGTAGTGGCACTCATCAAGCACCACGGCCTCCACATCGGCTAGAGGGTCGTCATGCTCATCCGCCTCGGCATAGAGCATGTTCCGGAAGATCTCCGTGGTCATGACCACGATTGAGGCATCCCTGTTGACACTCAGATCACCGGTCATCAGACCCACGTTCTCCGCACCGAATTGCTCTCGGAAATCGCGCAACTTCTGGTTGGAAAGAGCTTTCAGCGGTGTGGTGTAAAAAACTTTCTGGCCATGTGCCATGGCGCGATGGATGGCGTACTCACCGATCAAGGTTTTTCCAGAACCTGTGGGCGCACTGACCACCACGGAATGGCCTTGGTTCAGAGCGTCGATCGCCTCCAACTGAAAGTCATCCAGGGGGAAAGGAAACAACTGCGACGGATCCGGCGACCCCCCCTGTACGGGCTCTGAAGCCTGGGTGTCTTGATCCGCCATAATTCAATCCTAGGGACGCCGCCAAAAGGGCAGTGCATCGCCAACACGATCGGCATAGACCGAGACTGCATGCATGAGCACTCATCCGGCCCGTCGCCGTCAGCTGCGCACCTGGTCGCCTGCCAGGAAGCAGGAGCATCTACAGGCCGTGACCGGTGATTCGGCATGTGGCCCGGAGCTGCTTGATCTAGCCAGCAACGATTATCTGAGCCTCTGCCGGCATCCTTCCCTGATCGCCGCGGCCGAGGCACAACTGCGATGCAGCGGTGTGGGAGCAGGCGGCTCACGGCTGGTGAGCGGCAGTCGCCCTGTGCATGTCCAATTGGAGTCAGAGCTGGCGCGATGGCTCGGACGCGAAACAGTTTTGCTGTTTCCAAGTGGGTTTCAAGCCAATCTTGCTGCCGTCAAAGCCCTGGCAAACCGGCACACCACCGTTGTGGCGGATCGGCTGATTCATCACTCACTGCTGGTGGGCGTGCAAGCCAGCGGTGCCCGACTGCGGCGTTTTGTCCACAACGATCTTGAATCGCTGGAGCGTTTGTTGAGGCACTCTCGCAGCGAGCATCCGGACGCGCGCCTGCTCGTGATCACTGAAAGCTTGTTCAGCATGGAAGGCACCAGTCCACGGGTGCATGAGCTAGCAACAGTCTGCGAGCGCCATGAAGCAAGTCTGCTCCTGGATGAGGCCCATGCCCTCGGTGTCCTTGGCGAAGGAGGTCGTGGCCTGGGCTTTGGAGAACGGAGAGTGACGATGATCAGCGGCACCTTCGGCAAGGCTTTCGGCAGCGGCGGAGCCTTCCTGGCCTGCAATGGCGAGCTTGGGGAGCAATTGCTGCAGGAGAGCGGAGCCTTCCGATACACAACTGCATTGGCACCACCCCTGGCTGCAGCAGCTCTTGCCGCTCTGGAGCTGATGCGGAACAACCCTGGCTGGGGCCACACACTGGTGCAGCGCAGCAACACCTGGCGTGACTGCCTGGTCGAAGCAGGCTGGGTGCGACCGACAGGTGGCGGACCGATCTTGCCACTGCTCGTTGGAGAGGATCAGCAATGCCTGAATTTGCAACGCCATCTCGAACTCTCGGGCCTTGTCACCGCTGCAATCCGCCCACCCACCGTGCCGGAAGGCAGTGCCCGGCTACGTCTGGTTCTGCATCGCCTCCTTCCCGATGAGACATTGGAATCACTGCTGAGGGCACTTTCCGATGGCCGCGTTTCCTGATGAAACAGGTCATCGCCATGCATGGCTGGAGCGGCGACAGCACAGCTTGGGCTCCATGGGAGCGTCATTTCAGCCATCGCGGCTGGCTCTGGCAAAGCGGCGAACGCGGCTACGGCAACAGGCGATCGTGCAATCCAAGCTGGGCAGAGCCAGCCAGCGACGGCACAAACCCATGCATGGCCAGGCAGCGCAGGGTCGTGATCGCCCATTCCCTTGGCCCCCATTTGCTGGAACCCTCTGTGCTGAACCAGGCCACGGATGTGGTGTTGCTCGCCAGCTTCGGGCGATTCGTTCCGCAGGGGCCGGAGGGGAGGGCGTTGCGCGCTGGCCTTCGAGGCATGCAGATCGCGATCGGCAGTCCCGGTGAGGCCACGATGCTCAGAACCTTCCTGAAACGCGCAGCGCAACCCGCTGATCTGTGCGGTCTGCCACCGGGACCCGAACAGCACGGACTCTCACAGAGTGGGAGGGACTGTCTGAAAAATGATCTTGAGCTCCTAATCGGAACCTCAGGCCTTCCCCCAGGCTTGCCGACAGCCGCCCGAGTGCTGGTGGTGGACGGGACGGATGATGCGATCGTTGCACCAGCAGCTAGCCGTGAACACTTTTTTGCCCTCACGAGCCACCTGCAGCATGCGCCCGAGCGATGGCAGTTCAAGGATGTCGGACACGCACTACTGGTCCAGGATCTACTCGTGCGGGTCCAGCAGTGGCTAGATCACAACAGTCAAGCAAGCTGATGGACCCCATCGGCAACTGGGGCGACAAAGTCCTCAGCCGTTTCGATCAGTCGGCGCAGAACTACAACGCCTCAGCAACGCTGCAGTATGCGGTAGCCGGTCAGCTGGCGAACCGTTGCAAACAACAGGTCATCCCTGCAGGACTGTGGGTCGATCTCGGCAGTGGAACCGGACACCTGGCTGAGGCTCTTGAAGCCCAGCATCCCGGGCAGCATGTGCTGCGTGTGGACGGCAGCGAGGCGATGCTTCGCCAACAACCGCTCTCCTCCAAAACCCAGCAATGGGATCTAAGAGGACCGTTGCCACGATGGCCGGAGGCTCCCAGTCTTTTGGCATCGAGCTTCTGTTTGCACTGGCTACCGACACCCGGAGAGGCGATCCGGCATTGGCTGCATCAGCTAGCTCCGGGAGGATGGTTGGCTATAGCACTGCCGGTCGAAGGTTGCTTCCCTCAGTGGCATCGGGCCGCGGACACCACCGGCATCCCCTGCACAGCTCTTGACTTCCCAGAGATGCGGGCCTTGCTCCGATGGGTCGGGAAGGATCAGATCAGGCTGCAGGAAAATATGCACTGCAATGCTGTTGCTCCAACCCTGCCCAAGCTGCTGAAACCGCTGCGGAGGGTTGGAGCGGACTGCAGCACTCAGCCTTCGCTGCCGATTCGAGACTGGCGCACACTGCAGCAGGCCTGGCCCGATCATGATGCAGACGGACAGCTCAGACTCACCTGGGTGATCCAATTGCTGCTGATCCAACGATGAGACCGAGCTCAGCTGCACTGCGCCTTGTGGTCTGCGGCACCGACACGGATGTGGGCAAAACAGTGGTCAGTGCTCTGCTGGTCCAAGGGCTAAATGCTGTGTATTGGAAACCGGTGCAGAGCGGTCTAGAGGACGGCGGTGATCGTGAGCGGGTGGTGGAGCTGATCGACCTTCCCTCCGATCGCTGGATCGCCGAGACCTATGCCTTCCAGGCAGCTGTTTCACCCCATTGGGCAGCGGAACTAGAAAACAGCCGCCTTGACCCAACGCAGCTGACGCTTCCAGCAACGGGGGCCAGACCACTGGTGGTGGAGACCGCCGGCGGACTTCATGTTCCACTCACCCGCGCCTGGCAACAGATCGATCAGCTGCAGCGGTGGATGCTGCCCGTGGTCCTGGTGGCCCGCAGCGGACTGGGCACACTGAATCACACCCTGCTGAGTCTTGAAGCGCTTCGCAGCCGAAAGATCCCTGTGATCGGCTTGATTCTGAATGGGCCTGCCCATGCCGACAACCCAAGAACCCTCAGCGAAATCGGCGATGTTCCTGTGCTGGCACAACTTCCCCCCCTGCAGCCTCTTAACGCGGAAACTCTGCGCAATGCATGGCACAACCAGGGCCTCGGCCCTAAGTTCGAGGCGTTTGCGAACCATCTGGACAAGCGATGACAAGCCGTCAGACCTGGGCCACCGTTGCCGTTGTGTTCCTCTGCGGCGGCATCCTTGTGCTATTCACCGATGTTGAGGTGCAGCTTGTGCGCTGGTTCAACTGCGGGCCGATCGCAACTCTCGGAGAACAAGACAGCAACGTCTGCAAGTAAAGACGTCTGGCAGCGATCTCAACCCATCGGTCGAGATCGCAAGGGGCATCTGCCGATCAGCAAAGCCACATGGCGCACAGCCATGGTCAGAGTCCAACCCTGACGAAGCTGTTCATGGATCTGTTCGATCTGGGAGGGAGACCAGCCACGCATTTCAAGCCGCGCCTTGATTGAGGGCCATCCACCTTCAAAAAAGATGCTTCGACAGCCATCGCTGCCAGGACCACAGCGGGGACGCTTTAAGGCCGGCTCCACAAATCGATTGGAAGGCAGCCGCATCCGACTTTTGTCAATCTGATTCATGGCCATGGCTGGCCTCGCAGTCCTGTGCCCATGATGACAACAGGCCTTCAAGCGTGCCCAGTGTCACGGAACCATCACCCCAACCTCTGGCCACCCTTCACCTCGATCACAACCACCCCAGCTCTCGAACAGGTGGTGCGAGGTGAAGGAGCTTTGCTCTACAGAGCTGAAGGACCACCTCTGATTGATGCGATCAGCAGCTGGTGGGTCACGCTT
Above is a window of Synechococcus sp. BIOS-U3-1 DNA encoding:
- the queF gene encoding preQ(1) synthase, translating into MSASPAETTRTPFYGERAIADAELICFDNPRQGRAYEVSIELPEFTCLCPFSGYPDFAVLRLLYQPGPRVVELKAIKLYVNSYRNRTISHEEVANRILDDLVEACAPVWMQLEADFYPRGNVHTVVRVSHGERQPC
- a CDS encoding DUF4278 domain-containing protein, producing MSTTQRTYRGIPYDTIQHERLSLIRVDHTYRGQHYDAPLHHAAATEPTVELHYRGSVYQHRREQARKHVNS
- a CDS encoding P-II family nitrogen regulator, with translation MKKVEAIIRPFKLEDVKLALVNAGIVGMTVSEVRGFGRQKGQVERYRGSEFTVEFLQKLKIEVVIDDGRVDTVVNAIAEAAKTGEIGDGKIFISPVDTVVRIRTGDRDGSAL
- a CDS encoding TlyA family RNA methyltransferase; its protein translation is MARKRRLDLHLLTLGLASSRQQAQRLIRAGKVRDVHGQRLEKPGQEVAEELLLQVEQPPRFVSRGGEKLLGALNAFPVEVNGRVCIDGGISTGGFTDCLLQHGASRVYGIDVGYGQTAWSLRTDERVVLRERTNLRRLTAEDLYGDEDQRPTLAVADVSFISLSLVLPALRGLMITEDFGAKDCEAIVLVKPQFEVGRQRVGKGGVVRDPAAHIDAITDVIKAAQPLGWKPTGLVASPLTGPAGNHEYLLWLTASVDHGFANALIEKVVSSTLSE
- the purB gene encoding adenylosuccinate lyase, whose translation is MIERYTLPEMGAIWTDQAKYQSWLDVEVAACEANCSLGRVPNEAMEDIRTKSAFEPARILEIEAEVRHDVIAFLTNVNEHVGDAGRYIHLGMTSSDVLDTGLALQLKASVVLLRKELRALDDAITTLAKEHKSTVMIGRSHAIHGEPITFGFKLAGWLAETRRNAERLERLERDVAVGQVSGAMGTYANTDPEVERLTCDRLGLTADTASTQVISRDRHADYVQTLALVGASLDRFSTEIRNLQRTDVLEVEESFAKGQKGSSAMPHKRNPIRSERISGLARVLRSYVVAALENVALWHERDISHSSTERMMLPDCSVTLHFMLREMTAVVAGLGVYPGNMRRNMNVYGGVVFSQRVLLGLVDAGMSREDAYRVVQRNAHSAWNNDGGNFRSNLEADPEVTAKLGPQQLDDCFSTDLHQANLGVIWERLAL
- a CDS encoding adenylosuccinate lyase, which gives rise to MFWTPYADWIYVIVSISGMLLIIVLVLRPGAGPPP
- the fumC gene encoding class II fumarate hydratase; amino-acid sequence: MSEATRIEHDSMGAVQVPAEALWGAQTQRSLRNFDIADDLLPAELIHALARIKQAAASVNARLGVISDSESAAIATASSAVADGQHDDQFPLRVWQTGSGTQTNMNVNEVISNLASVTAGEPLGSHRPVHPNDHVNRSQSTNDVFPAAIHVAAVEGVEHRLLPELDRLIGVFAAKTELWKDLVKIGRTHLQDAVPLTLGQEASAWRDQIAASRARIASSLSEVYPLPLGGTAVGTGLNAPDGFAEQAARELAQLTGLAFSSAPNKFAVMASHDGLVHAMAQLRLLAGSLLKIANDIRLLACGPRAGLAELHLPENEPGSSIMPGKVNPTQCEAMAMVCTQVIGLDAAVAMAGAGGHLQMNVYKPLIGFNLLRSITLLTDACRCFRVAMVEGIEPNRARIQRDVEQSLMLVTPLAPMIGYDKASAIAKYAHEQGLSLRNAALDLGYVSAEDFDRIVDPADMARQQG
- a CDS encoding DEAD/DEAH box helicase, encoding MADQDTQASEPVQGGSPDPSQLFPFPLDDFQLEAIDALNQGHSVVVSAPTGSGKTLIGEYAIHRAMAHGQKVFYTTPLKALSNQKLRDFREQFGAENVGLMTGDLSVNRDASIVVMTTEIFRNMLYAEADEHDDPLADVEAVVLDECHYMNDSQRGTVWEESIIHSPPPVQLVALSATVANAGQLTDWIEKVHGPTTLVLSDFRPVPLHFGFCSAKGLHPLLNEQGTGLHPNCKVWRAPKGHKRKGRSPRPPQPEPPPINFVVAQMAERDMLPAIYFIFSRRGCDKAVRDLGVQCLVNEAEQARIRERLKAYTSANPEAVRDGLHADALLRGIAAHHAGVLPAWKELIEELFQQGLVKVVFATETLAAGINMPARTTVIAALSKRTERGHRQLMASEFLQMAGRAGRRGLDSQGYVVTVQSRFEGVREAGQLATSPPDPLVSQFTPSYGMVLNLLQRHDLAKARELVERSFGRYLASLDLVEEEELLEQLRLQLGQLQGSSGDVPWEDFEDYEKRRGRLREERRLMRILQQQAEETLAHELTLALQFASIGTLVSLKAPQLRGGVTPAVIVEKCEGPGQFPLLLCLTSDNVWLMLPCQAVVSLHAELSCLQVDGVQPPELGRSGELRHGDQNSGGLALAVGHMAQRHDMTTPQYDLAGEVLSQAQTVQTLEADLEAHPAHRWGDRKQLKKHRRRMEDLELEIAERQQLLHHRANRHWETFLALMEILQHFAALDELEPTEIGRTVAALRGDNELWLGLALMSGHLDDLPPAELAAVFEAISTEVNRPDLWSGFPAPPRAEEALHDLSGLRRELLRAQERHQVVVPAWWEPELMGLVEAWASGTAWNDLIANTSLDEGDVVRIMRRTVDLLAQVPYCEAISEQLRSHARQALKAINRFPVAETDDLQKAAAAVSEGLNPATERAA
- a CDS encoding aminotransferase class I/II-fold pyridoxal phosphate-dependent enzyme, with the translated sequence MSTHPARRRQLRTWSPARKQEHLQAVTGDSACGPELLDLASNDYLSLCRHPSLIAAAEAQLRCSGVGAGGSRLVSGSRPVHVQLESELARWLGRETVLLFPSGFQANLAAVKALANRHTTVVADRLIHHSLLVGVQASGARLRRFVHNDLESLERLLRHSRSEHPDARLLVITESLFSMEGTSPRVHELATVCERHEASLLLDEAHALGVLGEGGRGLGFGERRVTMISGTFGKAFGSGGAFLACNGELGEQLLQESGAFRYTTALAPPLAAAALAALELMRNNPGWGHTLVQRSNTWRDCLVEAGWVRPTGGGPILPLLVGEDQQCLNLQRHLELSGLVTAAIRPPTVPEGSARLRLVLHRLLPDETLESLLRALSDGRVS
- a CDS encoding alpha/beta hydrolase, with the translated sequence MKQVIAMHGWSGDSTAWAPWERHFSHRGWLWQSGERGYGNRRSCNPSWAEPASDGTNPCMARQRRVVIAHSLGPHLLEPSVLNQATDVVLLASFGRFVPQGPEGRALRAGLRGMQIAIGSPGEATMLRTFLKRAAQPADLCGLPPGPEQHGLSQSGRDCLKNDLELLIGTSGLPPGLPTAARVLVVDGTDDAIVAPAASREHFFALTSHLQHAPERWQFKDVGHALLVQDLLVRVQQWLDHNSQAS